The genomic region TGCAATTCAACCAAGTCACGCTTTggttaaactttttttaaaaaaaatatttttttattcgagtcgtaatattaataataatatattaaaataaattatattaatataatttatttatttattattagtaaaaaaataattaacccgaAGCATTTTGGTGTTGGGCCAATCCCTTCTTCACGGACTGGGTCAACATAATAACTCCATATAACGATTGATGGAAGAGTGGGGTTGGATTGAAAGATCTCCACCACATTTTGGTGTTGGGCCAATCCCTTCTTCACCGACTGGGTCAACATAATAACTCCAATAACGATTGATGAAACAGTACTGGACAGCTGGTTGGGGTTTGAAAGATCTCCACCACACTTGCAGTCAGTCAATTTGAAACAGTTATTTTCTGACAACATGATGTTGACATATCAATCTGTACTCACTGCACTAACTTTGTAAGGAAATGACaactaattttgtttttttaaatttttctccatAATTTAGAGAGTGTTTGCtatagtttttcaaaagtatttttcaatttttaattttagaaaaatactgTTAATGTGTTtgagttgttaatttttatttttgaaactgATAAGAGAAGTACTtttaagtagaaaaaaaaaaaacatagtgtttggattcgtcttttgtgtgttttgttttgttttgtggagataaatagagaaaaacgaaaataaataattgtgtgttagagataatatgtatgtttgaatttatttctggagataattttttaaaataagtattgtataattaatattgagttttggaagataaaaattactatttattgtcaaatcatattttttttatatgtatttatgctaaaacagttaaaaacacttAGATAAGGTGTATTTGAATTATGGCAGACATTGGGTACGTTTTGACtcgtttttaaaataatttgaaaatgaaaacaaacatggcgtaaataaattcaacttctTTTAAACTAGGTTGCCCtcgttataataatattaatttaaagttacacagctaaaattaatatgagagtttcaaataatttgaataatttaacattaataaaatatatgatttcacatatttaatatttttctaaaagcaGAAGCTTTCACAAACACTCAcataaagttgttttacttaaattatttacttttctggtacaaaaaggaagagaaatgctttattagtaaaactatagaaattatttttactttttaatttatttttctattataatttaatttaatttcttttcatctAACATACctaatatgttaaataaaaaaaaacaaacattctttcccttttacttcttctttcttctcattGAATGGAAAGAAACGTAAGCAAAAACGAAAatgaaaataggcaaaaaaaaaacttcaatttaatatttatttgatttttattattttttcataatatttggctggctaattgtaattttggccCTACATATGTAAAaagtttgtaattttagtcctttaactttgaatatagtaatttttgtaatctatttttaaatgttatcaattttgatccttaaactcaatttatttcttttgcctttttaattgataaaagcCATGTTCCCCTTCCTACCCCTGGTCTGTTCTTAAGAAAATGATTGCATTCACAATGAAAATTCGAAATacaagctttttttttttatatattaagtatGATTTATGTTTCATATTGATCGGGATATATTAGCAAAGATGCTGAAAATGACCACAATGTCCTCTCCATATGTAAAATACCCTTTTACAAGATAAgagtttgagttttttttttcgggTTAGGTCGCACCCGGGACAGACCAGAACTGAAGTTgtccaacaaaatattatataaatataaaatattttgaacaaGTTATTAACCGCCGAACTTCAGCAAATAAACACACTTCAAATGTCATAGAACAGCTTCTCAAAAACCTTCATAGGTTCCTCTTGCAATGAGACTGCAACAGATAGGCTCCCATCGTTAGTCGGACTAGGCAACACAACACACAAACCTTCATACAGAATACTCCCCGGCCCCATAAACACCGGCCTGCCCCACCCAAAATCCGCATCATGGATAGGCAGTCCAACCCAACTAGTTATCGCAAGATTCGGGCAATTAAACGTGTTCGCACCACGAACAAGGGCCATAAGATCCGGCTGCACCTCCAAGTAATCAAGAGCCGACCTCAAGTACTCGTCGTCCATCCGCACCAGCACATCGTGAATCTTGCCAGCAGTGTACGAAATGGGCTTCGATTGGAGCTCACCAGAAACGCCAACAGGTGTAGTCGTGAAGATCACGTTGCCGAAGTAGCCCGGTGGGAGAGGGGGCCGGAGCCTGGACCGCCCATTAGTAGCAATAAACAGCTTTGTTTTCTGTTCATCAACTAGCCCACGAGCTCTGCATGCGCATACCCAAATGTGCGCTGCCAGTATCTCGTACGAGCTGTAAGTGACTGTGTTACCGTCCTCCTTAGACTTGGCCTTAAGGGTATTAAGCTGACCACGAGTTAGCTTTAAGATGGCAACCACTGTTCGAGGAGCCGCATTGATTTTTTGAGAATCGTGTATTGCCATGGTTGGAGGAGGCTGGTACTCAATGTGCTCAAATTTGGGCTGCGGTGGATCACGTGCACGAAGCAGGGTCCGATCGATGAAAGGAGGTATAGTGATGTCGAGGCCACGAGCCATGTCCGACCATGTGTTGATGAAGTGGAGGGCGGAAAGTCCATCTGCTACTATGTGATGTATTCCGACACCTAAGGAAACTCCGCCGCATTTAAAACGTGTTACCTGCAGAGTAGCAACAAAAAGCCATATATCTTGGTTGTATGGGTTAAATGGAATAGGACTTGTTGAGCATTTATACGTATCATCTTCCTTTTAATACTCGAGCCGATGACCTATATACCTTTTATaagttgatgaaaataaaatattatcattaagTCACTTGATCGTCCCTAACAAATACATAATCATATCATGAAAGCAACGCATTTTTGTTGCCAACGCCTCCAATTGGGACACTTGGCcttgaatttgataaatttcttTGCTTTTGACGCTTAGATCGCAAGCGCTACAACAACGAATGACAATCAGCTTAAACCTTTCCAGATGAAGCTTTAATcctctttattttcatttttattttattttttatttttgacagTTATTACcgaagaatttgaatttaagagaataatttgagaacaacaatttaaaatgactttatactaaaaaaatctgtaaaaaataataaataataattagaaacacatactctttatatatagacatcataagatgttaaaaatgaagtttttattatgattaatatataggAACAAAATTTAAGCAACTTGTCAATATGTTaggaatttatttacttttttcattttcgatcaattttatcaaatatttttcaaaatcttataagttttaagacatttaataaaatattttaaaagactTATAAACTCACCCAAACTCCACCTTAAGAGTAATACTAATgacttaaatataaaaagaacataggcataaaaaattcattgggacACATACACATgaaccaaaaagaaataagaaattgTATAGTATTAACGGACAAATCCAAGCTgtcaaatttgaatcaattactttattgtataatatatttttcatgtgaTTACTGTACAATTGTCAATACAAGCATAATATACTATACTTATTGggcttaaatatttttggtcctataattcTGGCtctttggtatttttattctttatttttattaggattgaaaaatagtcctataactttttgatatattgcaattttgattctttggTTACCCGATCTTACAAAAACTTTCGGGATAAATCATGTGTCCCTCTcaattttggcatttttatcCCATATCTTTATAAGAGTTGCAAAAACGTCATGTAACCTTTTAACATTtcgtaattttgatttttttgttgtcgaattttacaaaaattattaaaataaattatgtgccATGTTATCCGACTTTTGTAAAATACCCGTTGAAAGGACCAAAATCgcaaaatgtcaaaaaattacataattattttttaatcctaaaaaaataaatgatacaccaaattctcaaaattatgaaactaaaaatatatttaaactcttattgtgtgattgatttaatttaataaaaaaataaaattttttattcaaatcaaatgagATCGAAGCAACCTATCGTACATTAGCTAAtgttatttacttattatgtgattcaTCCCTTCTCCTTAATCATATAACAATCAAacttaatcaaaattgatgtCAGTTAGAACTTTCCAattataataagaattttGCTGGTATTAAGTTAGCATGCGGCATATTTCATTAACCATTAACTCTCATGAAGAAACTCCACAACAAGAACGGACCTGTAACACCACAAGTGGGAAAGTTGAGATTCCCTGGCTGTAATCCACCGGCGGAATGAGACGGCGTAGCTCCAACGTCGGAGCAAAGTCACCGAAATCATCGACCACGGCGTCGGACTCTGCCTCCACAAAGAGCACACCCTCGGCATTGCAATCGATCTCGATGCGACCATCTTTGTCCCTCTTCAGCCTCCCCGCCACGGGGTAGAACGGCACCAGTGCGCGTCCGAGCGCTGCCTTGAGCACCGCCGGATCGAAGAAGTTGACCGCCCCCGTAGGGCCATAAAAGTACACGGTGGGGATGTGGATGTTGCACACCACCAAGTCGACGTTAGAGTTCCAAAGGGTGACACACGGCGTCACCGCGGCGGGGAGCACCAACGCCGACTCCTTCACGTAGATTTTCATGGAGCCGCTGGACGGGAGCGTCAAAATGTATTGGGAAGCAAGCGGTAGAGGAGAGTAGCGGATAAGAGGCGTTTTATATTgattgtcaaaatttttaattttcatttgtttggcTGTTTTTGTTAGGTTGATTGTCAAAATAATCGGTGAATccaattttaaagaaaaaattaagcatgagcttatctatataaaaacatatttgggtgttattttattcaacaccaaaaaaaattctttgattcatttttaatttattttataattgaaaataataatataaaaaaatacatatttaattcaatttctaaaaaagaaaaaaatgttaattcaatacaaatttttttttttggtaaatgtaattttttataaataggaaaagatatagtacaacaatcataaaTCAGGTACTGTTTCCCTCGACAGGTCAAGTGATACGCCACAATATATAAAGTGCATGTGTACTAGCAGAGCTAGTTAAGATAATGCTAAGTATACACTGTATAACATCCTCCACAATTAAACTAGCTACAATATTCGAGTTTCGCTCAATAAACTTGAAACGTCTAAGATTTCTCTTTctccatatattataaatacagaCACTCAATAATGCGCGATAGGCCATTGACAATAAGGAACAGTACTGGGCAGGTGGTGGGTTTGAAAAATGTGCACCACAATTCATGTCAATTTCGTACAAGACATGATGTTGACATATCAATGTGTACTGACTAAATTAACTTCTTTTTTAAAGTTCGAGATAATTGCCCAGTGAGTTCTTATAAGTATggacatttaattttataaatacccACGACTATTTTAAGACAAggtaaatcaaatataatttttctcaagTCCCAAGAATCTTTGGATCAAACTACCCTCGAATTTCCCTTAGTGGACTTCCAACTCCCACCATGTGTAGTAcataataagaatattttctaACCAATGAATTATGTAACGTATAAAAactgtaaataaaaatgatacctTAGTATAATATTGATAACTTGATGTAGATGTATCTGTCCATAGTACTATCATATTATTGTAAggttaattgatatttactttaaattgacttataattaacttattgaaggttaaatattttttttcgactaaactactcttacaACAACGAAGATATACCCCACTCATGTATTAACTCATAGacgtataaaaataatttaattataaagatatttatttgacctgcaacaaaattagcaataattcaataaaaaataaatataattttttttcccaaaatcaATGGCATTCTTCATCCACTCCACATCAAATAGGCTTGATTTGGTGAGATTCATATTAGGGCTTTCAGTTTTGGGGAAGATGTGGCAGATTATGAATGGAAATCCAGTGTTGATGGGTCCGCATTAATCgtgatttctttattaattattagataaaaaagttatgtaggaattaaaaataaaaaatattaatttataaaatataatgtgaaaaaaatcataacaaattcgattaatttataaacatatgAAACATAAAATGCGATTTTTCCGCAAATGTGTAACAATTGGCCCATGTTTTGTTGGGCTTAATTTGTGACCCATAATTTCAACCCCGAAGCTGTGCTGTCCAGTTTTCTCCAATTTCATCTTAAGTCGCATTAAAGCATAGATCGCAAGCAATCTGGCACTCCATGCTTCAACAAACCATATACACAATACAGCTGTCAGCAAAATCACAGACATCGATCATCACTCGCACTGATTGCAGAAATTTCTACTCtgtgttcatttttttatcgCGGAGGTGAGTGTATGTAAAACCCTGCAACACTTTCTAATGCATCCCGAATTAATGGAAAATTGAATCCTGCAATTATTTGCTAATCTTttcttaattctttttgttgtaataCTAATCGTTCCTTGTTCGTTCCTGATTTAAGTTGGCGATcagtttctatttttcttgatttatttgtttcgcattttgtattttagtttCCTGTCTCAAATATTTCAGTTCTTATGGAACAGTGGAATTCTATCTGGTGTGGAAGCGCAATACATGTACACATATATGTCTGTGTGGGTGTGCCTCTGTGTTTATCtatgtatttgtttgttcTAATATGCTGTATTacgttatatatatatcagtatatatttatatgcatatgCATGTGAATTAGGTGAAATCATGCTAGAAAATCTTGCAGTATTGTTCTCATGAAGTTTTTGGGCAACTTTTcatgaattattgaatttatatcttatatatgtataatctGATGGGAAAATTAAGAAATCTATGTCCTCCTATCCTATGTATATGCTTATATGATGGTATGTATTTgggaatttatatattatgtgcaGTTGTGGGTTCATAATATGAACgcaaaatattcaatttctttctttgacCTCTTTGTTCTGAATTACATTCCCTAATGTTATTAAAAGTTCTTCCAATAGCTTTTAATTActgaaataattatgaaatttataaatgagAGACACGTACTATATTTTTGTGGTTTGgctttgaaaaagaaattcaaacttaTACAATTTCTTCATATAATATCCCGAGCGCTTGTCAATTTTCTCTGAGATAATCAGTTATATCTGGGTCTGTATATGCACGAGAACATACttattttgctttgttttgcTCATGATGTGAACATGGACAACTCTCTTGCAGCTTAAAATGGGGGTATACTTAAGCACTCCCAAGACTGAAAAGGCCTCAGAGGATGGTGAGAACGACAGGCTCAGATATGGCTTGTCATCCATGCAGGGGTGGCGAGCAACAATGGAAGATGCtgtaaatgatttttatatttaagcATTTTGGAACCATGTCTTTTGTTATTTCACTCTTAACAATTTCTCCCACAGAAATGATGTACTTTGTTGGACTTCCAGCATAGGTACCTTATTTgcttttatgttattttttctgtttcagTCATATTCTGGAACTACTTATTTATGTACTTTGTATGTATGGATCTTCTTATGGCTAGCATTCATATATCTTCCTAAACATATAGAGGCGATGACATGTTAGTTAGATTCTGATACACTTACCAATGACAAGATTGATCTTTTATTCACAGGCCAGATATTCTATATGTATTTTGACAAGATGCTGTTTTGTTGTACTGAACCATGGAACAATCCTTctcgttttcttttttgtctttcatcTTGAAATGGAAACAACttgatattcaacaaaatgTCAGATGCCAATTTGACCATTAAAAAGTTTGACATGATGGTCCACTGTAAGTGGAAATGGACAGTTAAAGATAAGCACTGAAGTTCAACAACTGACGAAAAATGGATGTTGACCGATGTGCTGAAATTGTTTAATTCCATTATCatacattcaaatatttgaagaaGTGTTATTGTCTAAGATAAATGGATAAGATGGTGATTTAATGCCGACCATGTAGATGAGAATATCATAGGCTTTTGTGTTTACTCTTTTGgtgattgatatattattcCATGTTGTTCTATTGAATCTTCGAGTGTATCTGGATCCCCCATATTGAACATAGAGGAAAGGAGACGTGACCACAGATTGTTTATCATTTTAGAAGATGCACATTGGATATATCTGCTATTAACTTACTCTATTGGCGCTATCAGTTGCCAACACTTCTATCACAATATTAATCATTCATGAGAAAGGCAGAATAGTTTCTGGTTATTAGGAAGGTAgattcattcaatttttattttgtaaacttttatctcaatttattctatattatttactttttgctATCGTGACTCGAGTTATTCTACAGCATGCTGCTTTCACTAATTTGGATGGTCTCACCTCTTTCTTTGGAGTTTATGATGGCCATGGGGGTAAATACGAATCTGATAAATTTCCAATCTCAACGAGATTTTTGTTCTCTTGCTCTCTCTTGCTCTCACTCC from Sesamum indicum cultivar Zhongzhi No. 13 linkage group LG3, S_indicum_v1.0, whole genome shotgun sequence harbors:
- the LOC105158300 gene encoding shikimate O-hydroxycinnamoyltransferase — its product is MKIYVKESALVLPAAVTPCVTLWNSNVDLVVCNIHIPTVYFYGPTGAVNFFDPAVLKAALGRALVPFYPVAGRLKRDKDGRIEIDCNAEGVLFVEAESDAVVDDFGDFAPTLELRRLIPPVDYSQGISTFPLVVLQVTRFKCGGVSLGVGIHHIVADGLSALHFINTWSDMARGLDITIPPFIDRTLLRARDPPQPKFEHIEYQPPPTMAIHDSQKINAAPRTVVAILKLTRGQLNTLKAKSKEDGNTVTYSSYEILAAHIWVCACRARGLVDEQKTKLFIATNGRSRLRPPLPPGYFGNVIFTTTPVGVSGELQSKPISYTAGKIHDVLVRMDDEYLRSALDYLEVQPDLMALVRGANTFNCPNLAITSWVGLPIHDADFGWGRPVFMGPGSILYEGLCVVLPSPTNDGSLSVAVSLQEEPMKVFEKLFYDI